From the Aspergillus puulaauensis MK2 DNA, chromosome 1, nearly complete sequence genome, the window tcttcttctccgtccccctcgccctcgccgcctcATACATCGGAGCCGTCATCCCCGTCTCCACAACCCCAGGGCAAAGCGCATTAATCCTGATCCCCGTCCCAGCCAACTGGTACGCCACAGTCTGCGCAATCGATACAACAGCCGCCTTACTGGCGCTGTAATCCGTCGCACCCGCATTCGATCGCAACCCAGCCACCGACGCAGTACATATTATACTCCCACCGGGATACGGCTTATCCTTACTCGTCTTCAACATGGCTTTACTAGCATGCTTCGCGCCCAAAAACACACCCACGGTGTTAATCCTCAGCGTCTCTCCGAACTCTTCACCCTTGACATCATAGAACGGCCTATTCGAGCCTGAAACCCCCGCATTCGCGAAGAATATGTCCAGCCGGCCGTATGTGGAGACCGCGTGCTCAATCACGGCGGTCAGCTCCGCTTCGTTTGCGGCGTCGAAGGCGCGCGTGTGGATGTCGACGCCTGGGTATAGCAATTTGAGCTCCCGCGCGTGTGTCTCGAGGTGCTGCGAGACGTAGTCGCATAGGTAGACGGCTTTGGCGCCGTTGTGGGCGTATTGGTGTGCTGTTGCGCGCCCGATTCCGAGTGGGGAGTTTGTTCCGGTTATAATGGCGACTTTGTCTTTTACTCGGCTGTTATTTCGTGGATGGTTAGGTTAACTTGATCTTCATTTTacgtgtttttttttttcagttAGCGATTGGTTGGTGGGATTGGACGTACGGTCCGACTGAGTCGCCTGCGACCTGGCGGATCTTGGGGATGTCCTCGAAGGTGCCTGCGTCGGGTATGCCCTCGACTAGCTGCTGGCTGATAGCCTGGAGGCGTTGGCGGGCGGTTGAGGCCATGGTGCACCGGgtgaatatataattataggCGCCGGACTGGAAGGAGGGGGATTGGGAGTTCAACAGGGTGGATGTGCAGCGAACGCCCCTCTTATACTGCAGGTAGCAGGGTTGATCGGGTCGAAGCTGGGGTCGGCTGTTGCGGAGAACCGAGGCtgaactggctggctggctggggatgagTAAGCCCTGTTTACGGTTTACCCGGTCTGATCTGGACACTCCGGGACTGTACCGggataattaattaattattattataagtttaCTGCTATATAGTTGGCGAGGTCCTTGGAAGATTGGGTTCTTTGATGTCTCGTGTTGGTGGATGCTATAATTGATCGGGGCAATGCAAATCCTCGAGGGCTGTAGATCCAACGGCATTGGTGGTTATTTCTTGAGAACATTCGACTTGACATGCAAAAAGTAAATTTAGAAATGAATCTATTGCTGAGAGACAAAGAAAGTAAATCGAAGCTTTGCAGGCCCAGACGCCGTGGGAAAGGCGGTCAAGTCACATGCAGCCACCACGTCATGACGCTCTGTGGGAGTCTCTCTTGGCCTCAGTCCATCAACATTCTTGTGCACGACCGAGGCCTCGATCTCCCTCTTTTATGCCGCTTTGACGCTTCTCCCTTGATCATCTTTGTTTGATTTCTTCCCTAGTTTGATTTATCCCGTCTTCTTTGGTCTCTCTCCGCTTACCGCGCGTGCACCGGCCTACCTCTCTGCTGCGTTTTTTTGTCCTACCCACCCTAGCGACACTCAACGGGACCCCCGCGAGAGCCGCCCAAAGCTTAGAAATCTCGCCCCCAACAGCTGGGCTATATCAACAAGCCGGGCTCCGACTCTGCGACGTTCATCATTTATGCAAGATACATCCGAAGCATTCATGAAGCCCGCGGCCATCCCTTCCCCCGAGTGCTCCACCCCCCTCCCCAGTCATGGCGGAATGCgatcatcgtcttcgccctcCGCAGCGTCGCTCCTCCTCACAgacgtcttcctcgtcgcgcCACAGCCAAAAAGCTAAGACCATCCGAACCAAAGCCCAGAAACGCCATTCTGCTTCTAACGCAACCGAGTCCGACACCGACCTGACATCGTTCCCGTCCCTCTCGCCGGACCGCTCCCCACCGGGGTTCCTAGGCCAACCGGCGCTGACCCGCGCCCTGACAAGCACATTGTTGAATGGGAGCGAAGGGAGTGAAAGCAGTAGCACTATGGATCATACCAGGGATCGGAGATCGACGCTGGCGAAACTCACCACGAGCTCACAGAACTCTGGCCGCGCAGCGTTGTTTGAGGATTCCGTTCCGGTCCGCGATTTCCCTGGCGCGCTGCATCTCGCAGATGACGCCCACGTTGAACGGCTGATTACCAGCAATGGTGCGGTTAAGTTGGTGCGTCAGTTTGCGCGCGACCTGGCGCAGCGCGATGCCGAGATCTCTGCTTTACGCCAGCGCGCTGGTGATAGGGAGAGGGAGCTCAAGAGGATGCTACGCGAGGTGTCGGTATCAAACAAGGACATTGAGCGTCGGCTGTATACATTGGAAAACTCGCAGAAGGATGAAAGTGATCAGGGAAACGACGCAGAACAGACAGTTAAAGGCCCGAATAGAGTTGGCGGTCTCATGCAACAGGCGATGAGTGATGGTGTTGGTAGTCACTCTGACAGcgataatgatgatgatcTAGATACCGCTGTTCAATCTACGATTCGCAGGCCCTTCCAGTTGGAAGGCGACGATAAATCGGGAACTTCGAGTGTTGGATCTGGAGCTCCGAATCGGAAACGGCAAGGGTCCATGCGCAGTTGGCAGGATTACATCTTCGGTAGCGCTGCGGGAAGCCGAAAAACTAGTCGAGCCAGCAGTATAATGTCTGATCttggggaggatgaggaggatgccaGCCGTCAGCGAATGCCCTCCGGTAACGCGTCCAATCGCCGTAAGCCACTCGACGACCAGTTGTTCCAGCCTGTAGAAGGGCAACCCGCCGGGGATAATTCAAGCACACATTCACGCAAATCTTCGAGGTCGGTCTCATCTTGGACTGTCAAGTTGTTCGCTGGGAACCAATCGAGCCGTGATGAGAGTCCAGCGGATAGGAACCGCGgaagagcttcttcagccaaCCGGGAGAGGACTAAGGGTCCCCCACCTGCACTCCCTGCAACTAAACATGGCATGACAGCGGTGGCAGCGCTGAAGCGAATCAACAGTACCGCGAGCATGCCAGCAGCTCAAGGAAAGTCGAATGGCTCAGGCACCGCACCACGGACGGGACAGCTTGGCCGGAGACAGCCAGCTTCCAGTGTTTCGCAGGGAGCAGCGGCGGAAGTGTCAGCGAAGAACCCTACTAATCTCGGGCCGGTTGAAATGGAAGCTATCCTTCCCATGGAGTCCCGGCCTCCAACGCTTTCGCCAATTTACAACAATTACCTGGGTGGGGATTTTTTAACCGACCGCTTCGGATTTATTTATGACCAGCGTCGCAAGAGGAGGCAAAGGGAGGCCAATGTGCTCAAGAACAACGGAAACCGGCTAAGCATCGCGGAGACTCTCAATACCTTCCGAAGCGATACCTCTGATAACCATAATGAGCTTGATGTAAATGAACAGTTGCCCTCCGCTGCTGGGTCTTATCGTTCTTCAGGCCCAGGCTCCCCAACTGATCCGGAGGCCGGCGCCCAGCGGTGGCAAGACTACTTGACAGTGCCGTCTGCACCGACAGAGTTACTCTCACATACACCTTCAGCTGGACCGATTGTGTCACTGACTACcgcgggcgaggaagtgCCTCGCAACAATGGAGTTACTGTTGAAGGGGGTCGTTCGGTTTCCGTCAACTCGAACTCTCAACCATCTGCTTCCACGTCTACTGTCGTCGCGGATCGCCCGGAGTTTGCTGGGTCGTCTGCGGACGAGATCGCAGCTCTTGCACCTGGAGCAGAAAATGAACCTGTCAAGTTGCTTCTTGAACAGTTGACCGAGCTTCATGATTTGCTGCAACGCGAGAGAACTGTCAGATGGAATGAATTCTTGCGCAAGGTACGCGCCGAGCGCCggaaagaaggagaggctgcagctgcggctgcggcggcaTCAGACCAGCCATCGAAGGCTATGGATATGCCCGAAGTATCGCTGGCCGATGGCGAAATGGTGGGGATTTCTGGCCTGGGCAACAAGGGAAAGGTTGGTCGTGCGAAATGGCGAGAATTCCGAGCTCTCGTCCTAGGTGGGATTCCGGTTGCCTTGCGGTCCAAGATTTGGTCGGAGTGCAGCGGTGCGTCGTCGATGCGCGTGCCCGGGTACTATGATGACCTTGTAAAGGGGGTGGGAGGTACTGAGCCCGACGCATCGGTCGTAGCTCAGATCGACATGGACATCAACCGGACCTTGACAGACAATGTGTTTTTCCGTAAGGGACCTGGCGTTACAAAACTCAAGGAGGTGCTTCTTGCCTACTCCCGCCGCAACCCTGAGGTGGGATACTGCCAAGGCATGAACCTCATTACCGCCTCACTTCTTCTTATTACGCCCACCGCTGAGGATACATTCTGGTTGCTCACATCTATGATCGAAGTTATTCTGCCACAGCACTACTACGACCACGGACTCATGGCATCTCGAGCTGACCAGGCGGTGCTGCGGCAGTACATCTCTCAGGTCCTGCCAAAGCTGTCTGATCACCTTGAAAACCTAGGCGTCGAGCTCGAGGCGCTTACATTCCAGTGGTTCCTCTCGGTGTTCACCGACTGTCTTTCCGCCGAGGCGCTGTATCGCGTTTGGGATGTGGTCCTTTGCCTTGACGTATCGAGCGCAGTGAACAAGAACCCAGCCACCGCATCAAATCCCACCTCATCAGCGCCAACCCCGATTGGTACTCGcgagaaaacaaacaaatcCGCAACCAATGATATGACCTCCGGCAGCGGAGGTGGAAGCACATTCCTCTTCCAAGTTGCTCTTGCGCTACTCAAGCTCAACGAAAACCAGCTCCTAACGACCTGCTCGACGCCCGCGGAGCTGTACACCTACATCAACCACCAGATGACCAACCATGCTATTAGTATCGACGGGCTGATCCAAGCAAGCGAGGCACTCCGCAACGTGGTCCGGCCCGAAGACGTCGTCGCGAAACGGACCGAAGCGCTGAACGAGATGCGGGAATTCCAATCTGCTCCGGCGCAAGCTTCATAGACAAACAGACGATCGTACTGCAACTTATCatctcctttcctttcctttttttcctAACAGTGTTTCGTTTACTTTAGAACGGGGGCGTGGCAGGCATgcattccttttttttttttgtcgGTTTTATCTCTATGATACCACCTTTTGCCTTGTCGTTCCTTAGCATAGCATAGACCGAGACTTTCCTTATGCTGGTGTTACCAAAGATTCCTTCTTTACTCGTCGTTCAGTTCAGCCCAGCGATGCTTTCTGGCCCATTTTAGCTCTCTAAAGCAAACTGTGACATAACATACAGATACCCCAGTTGAAATAGAATTCTCTCCCTGATCAACACTACAAGAAATTCTCTCGTCTAGTAAGAGTAAGTCAGTCAGTCATTCTGATTATGGCTATTCATATACACTACTAAACAACAGTCATAATGAATGCAGCATTCCGTTCATCTCTGCGTAGCTATGTACCGTGTCATTCATCATCAGGAAAAAACAGAACTGGACTATAGTTAAGtgaaaaaatatataaaagaagCCCACCGCTCACAGCTTCAGCCTGGCTAGAGCATACAAACCTACAGCCTCGCAAGGTTAACAAACTCGCCGGGGGCATGGTATTCAGGGACGTCCATCTTCAGCGCATCACCGCTATACCCTAAGTCCTCGGCAGTCAGGACGGCGCATTTCTCGCCGATGAGGAGGGCGGTCTATTTATTACACGTTAGTTTGttttccatcatcatcatcatcatcatcatcactgtACGGTACGTGGAGTAATGTATGTAGACCGGGGGGAGGGGGGCATACGCTGAAAGTATTACAGCCAACGTTATCAGGGCAGATGGACAGATCGCAGACCTTCAGGCCCTTGACGCCGTGGACGTTCAGGCGCTCGTCGAGAACGCCGCCCTGGGGTGCGATGCTGCTGCCCTCGCGCGGAGCCATGCTACATGTTCCCAGGGAGTGCCAGGTTGTTTCGACGTGGCGTTGGACTGATTTTGTTAGTTAGTTGGAGTTTAGACATGGTAAGAAATAAGGAACAAGGGTTGGATAGGGGCTTACCCCATTTCTCGATATGGGCGATGTCCTCCTTGCTGTATTCGAGCTCGTCGCGGGCCTCGAACCTGTTGGAGCTGAgggctgttggggatgaTTGTTTGCCTGGGGTTAGAGGGCTGGACCAGGAGCCTGGCAGGATGGTTAGATTGTATGCGGTGATGCTGGGGGTAAGTAGGTAGTTAGGGCTTACCGTGTTGAATGCCCGCAGAGAGGTGGTTTGGACCAGCGTACGCCTTGGTATCTGCCAGGTCGAGGTCCTGCGAGCGGGCGTTGGAGTTGTAGTTGAATTGAGGGTGCATTCCGGTCACTTCTCCTGCGTAAGAGCTCATGCGGCGAGCAGTCTCGCGGGACTTGATGTATCCCCAGACCATGGGGGCCATGTCGCGCTTGTCGTTCATGAAGCCGGCGTCGAAGTCGGGTGCGTCGTATGGGTCTGCGGATGTGATGTGCGTAGAGCCGCGGGAGAAGGGGTATTCCTGGTCTTCTTAGCTGCTGTAGAGATCTAGAGTAAGTGGTTTTGGATTGCATACCAGGAAGTGGAACATGGTGAAGAACTTGCCCGGGGGCATGAGCATGTGGTCTCCGAACCAGCTGTCTGTGTTAGCAATACAGCTCTCCGTGTATTGATATAGAGTCACTCACCCAGAAATGACAGAGTAGTGCATGACGGGCTTGTCGGGCTTGTTCTTGAAGTAGctctcccatccatcaacaAAGTCTGAAGTCGGCCACTTCTTGAACTCATCGAGCTCCTGCTGCG encodes:
- a CDS encoding SDR family NAD(P)-dependent oxidoreductase (COG:Q;~EggNog:ENOG410PG47;~InterPro:IPR002347,IPR036291,IPR020904;~PFAM:PF00106,PF13561,PF08659;~go_function: GO:0016491 - oxidoreductase activity [Evidence IEA];~go_process: GO:0055114 - oxidation-reduction process [Evidence IEA]), coding for MASTARQRLQAISQQLVEGIPDAGTFEDIPKIRQVAGDSVGPRVKDKVAIITGTNSPLGIGRATAHQYAHNGAKAVYLCDYVSQHLETHARELKLLYPGVDIHTRAFDAANEAELTAVIEHAVSTYGRLDIFFANAGVSGSNRPFYDVKGEEFGETLRINTVGVFLGAKHASKAMLKTSKDKPYPGGSIICTASVAGLRSNAGATDYSASKAAVVSIAQTVAYQLAGTGIRINALCPGVVETGMTAPMYEAARARGTEKKIGQLNPLRRGAVADEIARVALFLGSDESSYVNGQAWAVCGGLSAGHPFVPGKIA
- a CDS encoding TBC domain-containing protein (COG:U;~EggNog:ENOG410PGQR;~InterPro:IPR035969,IPR000195;~PFAM:PF00566), producing MAECDHRLRPPQRRSSSQTSSSSRHSQKAKTIRTKAQKRHSASNATESDTDLTSFPSLSPDRSPPGFLGQPALTRALTSTLLNGSEGSESSSTMDHTRDRRSTLAKLTTSSQNSGRAALFEDSVPVRDFPGALHLADDAHVERLITSNGAVKLVRQFARDLAQRDAEISALRQRAGDRERELKRMLREVSVSNKDIERRLYTLENSQKDESDQGNDAEQTVKGPNRVGGLMQQAMSDGVGSHSDSDNDDDLDTAVQSTIRRPFQLEGDDKSGTSSVGSGAPNRKRQGSMRSWQDYIFGSAAGSRKTSRASSIMSDLGEDEEDASRQRMPSGNASNRRKPLDDQLFQPVEGQPAGDNSSTHSRKSSRSVSSWTVKLFAGNQSSRDESPADRNRGRASSANRERTKGPPPALPATKHGMTAVAALKRINSTASMPAAQGKSNGSGTAPRTGQLGRRQPASSVSQGAAAEVSAKNPTNLGPVEMEAILPMESRPPTLSPIYNNYLGGDFLTDRFGFIYDQRRKRRQREANVLKNNGNRLSIAETLNTFRSDTSDNHNELDVNEQLPSAAGSYRSSGPGSPTDPEAGAQRWQDYLTVPSAPTELLSHTPSAGPIVSLTTAGEEVPRNNGVTVEGGRSVSVNSNSQPSASTSTVVADRPEFAGSSADEIAALAPGAENEPVKLLLEQLTELHDLLQRERTVRWNEFLRKVRAERRKEGEAAAAAAAASDQPSKAMDMPEVSLADGEMVGISGLGNKGKVGRAKWREFRALVLGGIPVALRSKIWSECSGASSMRVPGYYDDLVKGVGGTEPDASVVAQIDMDINRTLTDNVFFRKGPGVTKLKEVLLAYSRRNPEVGYCQGMNLITASLLLITPTAEDTFWLLTSMIEVILPQHYYDHGLMASRADQAVLRQYISQVLPKLSDHLENLGVELEALTFQWFLSVFTDCLSAEALYRVWDVVLCLDVSSAVNKNPATASNPTSSAPTPIGTREKTNKSATNDMTSGSGGGSTFLFQVALALLKLNENQLLTTCSTPAELYTYINHQMTNHAISIDGLIQASEALRNVVRPEDVVAKRTEALNEMREFQSAPAQAS